A genomic window from Streptomyces brevispora includes:
- a CDS encoding winged helix-turn-helix transcriptional regulator: MPRQQQPATRPARRRSYDQFCAGARALDAVGDRWTLLIVRELLAGPRRYTDLHADLPGVSTDVLASRLKDMEQGGLATRRKLPPPAAASVYELTERGHGLLPVLAALAEWGAPALAERRPTDAVRAHWFALPLLRALNRPGAPVGDGVLDVHLDEGVFHVRTGTRAAGGAVYGDGPAAHADARIVLDAELCLALGRGETTFAEAVKDGRIEVSGEGLLVAELRGE, encoded by the coding sequence ATGCCACGTCAGCAACAGCCCGCAACCCGCCCGGCCCGCCGCCGGAGTTACGATCAGTTCTGTGCCGGCGCCCGTGCGCTGGACGCCGTCGGAGACCGGTGGACCCTGCTGATCGTCCGTGAACTGCTGGCCGGTCCCCGCCGGTACACCGATCTGCATGCCGACCTGCCCGGCGTCAGTACCGATGTCCTCGCCTCCCGGCTGAAGGACATGGAGCAGGGCGGACTGGCCACCCGCCGCAAACTGCCGCCGCCCGCCGCCGCCTCGGTCTACGAACTCACCGAGCGCGGTCACGGGCTGCTCCCCGTCCTCGCCGCACTCGCCGAATGGGGGGCGCCCGCCCTCGCGGAGCGGCGGCCCACGGACGCGGTCCGGGCGCACTGGTTCGCGCTCCCGCTGCTGCGCGCGCTGAACCGACCCGGGGCGCCGGTCGGTGACGGAGTGCTCGACGTACACCTCGACGAGGGCGTGTTCCATGTCCGTACGGGGACGCGGGCGGCCGGGGGCGCGGTCTACGGTGACGGTCCCGCCGCTCACGCCGATGCGCGCATCGTGCTCGACGCCGAGCTCTGCCTCGCGCTGGGACGCGGTGAGACGACGTTCGCCGAGGCGGTGAAGGACGGGCGGATCGAGGTGTCCGGCGAGGGGCTGCTGGTCGCGGAGTTGCGTGGCGAATGA
- a CDS encoding uridine kinase: protein MRFEAITWERLADALAAHIDALKPSDGGPWLKVAVDGAPAARTGALAESVAQSLRLRGRAVLPVSTAGFLRPASLRYEYGKRDPDSYYGSWFDTGALWREVFGPLEPGGSGRVLPDLWDPATDRATRSPYRLLPEGGVLVVHGPLLLGHWFPFDLSVHLRLSPGALRRRTEEDEQWTLPAFTRYEDEVAPAGSADAVVRADDPRHPAWTGLRRDG, encoded by the coding sequence GTGCGATTCGAAGCGATCACCTGGGAACGGCTGGCGGACGCGCTCGCCGCACACATCGACGCGCTGAAACCGTCCGACGGCGGGCCCTGGCTCAAGGTCGCCGTCGACGGTGCCCCGGCCGCCCGCACCGGCGCGCTCGCCGAGTCGGTCGCACAGTCGCTGCGGCTGCGCGGCCGGGCCGTGCTCCCGGTGTCCACCGCGGGATTCCTGCGGCCGGCCAGCCTGCGGTACGAGTACGGCAAACGGGACCCCGACTCGTACTACGGCAGCTGGTTCGACACCGGAGCGCTGTGGCGCGAGGTGTTCGGGCCGCTGGAGCCGGGCGGCAGCGGGCGGGTGCTGCCCGATCTCTGGGATCCGGCGACGGACCGGGCCACGCGGAGCCCCTACCGGCTCCTGCCGGAGGGCGGGGTGCTGGTGGTGCACGGGCCGTTGCTGCTGGGGCACTGGTTCCCGTTCGACCTGAGTGTTCATCTGCGGCTGTCGCCGGGGGCGCTGCGGCGGCGCACGGAGGAGGACGAGCAGTGGACGCTGCCCGCCTTCACGCGGTACGAGGACGAGGTGGCGCCCGCCGGGAGCGCGGACGCGGTCGTCCGGGCCGACGACCCGCGCCATCCCGCCTGGACGGGGCTGCGGCGGGACGGGTAG
- a CDS encoding nuclear transport factor 2 family protein, translated as MTFSSPMIARFTCNPSGTVRGKNELRAYRTRGLELIHDLEFEVMDVRVSVDTLVIDYRNQIGGRVSELLTFRDGLVIGGLGAYGETLAH; from the coding sequence GTGACGTTCAGCTCCCCCATGATCGCGCGGTTCACCTGCAACCCCTCCGGCACCGTGCGCGGCAAGAACGAGCTGCGCGCGTACCGCACGCGCGGGCTCGAACTCATCCACGACCTCGAGTTCGAGGTGATGGACGTCCGGGTGAGCGTCGACACGCTGGTGATCGACTACCGCAACCAGATCGGCGGGCGGGTGTCCGAGCTGCTGACCTTCCGGGACGGACTGGTGATCGGCGGCCTCGGCGCGTACGGGGAGACACTCGCCCACTGA
- a CDS encoding cupin domain-containing protein encodes MSQGARGLRGRLGKAFVIGGGVAALGFVPSAAIATPGSGVSGTVVAEGTSPGKLKVKTPKGRTDVTFRTITVEPGGSTGWHTHRGQLIAVVKQGTLTRTLDDCSVEVTPAGTSFIEPSGAKHRHIGRNLGTEPVVLWVTYLLPEGSELSDDADAVDCGKKK; translated from the coding sequence ATGTCGCAGGGGGCGCGCGGGTTGCGGGGGCGGCTGGGCAAGGCGTTTGTCATCGGGGGCGGCGTGGCAGCGCTCGGCTTCGTACCGTCGGCGGCCATCGCCACCCCCGGCAGTGGTGTGAGCGGCACCGTCGTCGCGGAGGGCACATCGCCGGGCAAGCTGAAGGTGAAGACGCCGAAGGGCCGTACCGATGTCACCTTCCGTACGATCACCGTCGAGCCGGGCGGCTCCACCGGCTGGCACACCCATCGCGGTCAGCTGATCGCGGTCGTCAAGCAGGGGACGCTGACGCGCACGCTGGACGACTGCTCGGTCGAGGTGACGCCCGCCGGGACGTCCTTCATCGAGCCGTCCGGGGCGAAGCACCGCCACATCGGGCGCAATCTGGGGACCGAGCCCGTCGTCCTCTGGGTGACCTATCTGTTGCCCGAGGGCAGCGAACTCTCCGACGACGCCGACGCCGTGGACTGCGGCAAGAAGAAGTGA